The following proteins are co-located in the Vigna unguiculata cultivar IT97K-499-35 chromosome 9, ASM411807v1, whole genome shotgun sequence genome:
- the LOC114162745 gene encoding transcription factor bHLH162-like: protein MKKRLASTIDDSTKLDRKTIERNRRIHMKSLCHQLGSLIPPNLKPPKSKLMLGQQDQLDLAARYIKHMRERIEKLKRQKEQAMLNQSSDRKMLDKNVDTKLPILELRDLGSGIEVMLVSGLNKTFMLYEVISVLEEEGAEVVTASFSTVGDKLFYVVHAQVKISRVGVETTRVKDRLQEFIAPLEIWPEEDV from the exons ATGAAGAAGAGATTAGCGAGCACCATCGATGATTCCACTAAACTTGATCGCAAAACCATCGAAAGAAACCGCAGAATCCACATGAAATCCCTCTGCCACCAGCTTGGTTCTCTTATTCCTCCCAACCTCAAACCACCCAAATCCAAG CTGATGTTAGGGCAGCAGGACCAGCTGGATCTTGCAGCAAGGTACATAAAACACATGAGAGAGAGAATAGAGAAATTGAAGAGGCAGAAGGAGCAAGCGATGTTGAACCAAAGCAGTGACAGAAAAATGTTGGATAAAAACGTTGACACCAAGTTGCCAATACTTGAGCTAAGGGACTTGGGTTCCGGCATCGAAGTGATGCTGGTGAGTGGGTTGAACAAGACATTCATGTTGTACGAAGTAATTAGCGTTCTCGAGGAAGAAGGTGCCGAAGTTGTCACCGCAAGCTTCTCAACTGTCGGCGACAAGTTATTTTACGTTGTTCACGCTCAG GTTAAAATATCAAGAGTTGGAGTGGAGACGACAAGGGTAAAGGATAGACTTCAAGAATTTATTGCCCCATTAGAAATTTGGCCGGAGGAAGACGTGTGA